In Littorina saxatilis isolate snail1 linkage group LG8, US_GU_Lsax_2.0, whole genome shotgun sequence, a single genomic region encodes these proteins:
- the LOC138974380 gene encoding uncharacterized protein: MRICSQKKDFAQQCHQLEQAFRLRGYKKKTLEEAKERAGATPRSEALAYKEKSTNNRVPFVITHNHANPPLREWLKENQEILHSSTRMKEAVPELPVVGERNAKSLKHMIMPTVLPPALTVDSDSGVAKCGKTCIICKEHLTETKTFTSASTREHFEVRHRMSCTSSNIIYTLYCNKCDHAQYIGETKNSLKTRFYLHRSHIPKHVVQTGNLAKGKPSNQSSLYSANEGHSRLAVDGNRNQSYYDLSCTHTLPDPRPHWWQVDLEQAVTVTAVVLYNRGDCCGDRLKDFAVEVGVPDQDGQVEYRNCSFHSGPANSIVNTTCWTSLCGRYVRVIKQDDDAEALTLCEVEVFGSETSCTTGTADGTSTLTDQRVTMTTNGQTATSPPTMSSDNPSPATTQEATYPTTDDFATPSESILSTQKRETLTPQKETTPFPTEVSSTPDTLDGPTTLPTQPVASSTVGQSSTWASASSSVQSSTVPTQETSPSMTNVSAESASATSTHELTTLTPHNPGSSTADVITPGSMTSQETSTPQETGSSAADVVTPSSMTSQETSPEQQTGSSTADVTTPYSMTSQETSTQQETGSSTADVTTPDLMTSQETSTQQETGSSTADVVTSGLDISRETSTPQETANSKSDVVTPGSTTSQETLTQQETDSSTADLTTSGSMTSQKTGGPTTDVTTTGSMTSQDTSTSRESATATHVNSTQTRNPYAPGNVRETLPTKHAKCCRCVFLVSSNVTEQTITAVEKTMKEVRMSLLVNRTQVGKSIRKKTSAGDERTSSKTGGFAAVVILTSVFAFFLVLDCLGCIRGCASNIKRSNATSPSSREP; this comes from the exons ATGAGAATATGCTCTCAAAAGAAGGACTTTGCACAACAATGTCATCAGCTGGAGCAAGCCTTCCGACTGCGTGGATACAAGAAGAAAACGCTGGAGGAAGCCAAAGAGAGGGCAGGAGCAACACCACGATCAGAGGCCTTAGCGTACAAAGAGAAGTCTACCAACAACAGAGTTCCCTTTGTTATCACACACAACCATGCCAACCCTCCTCTGCGGGAATGGTTGAAGGAAAATCAGGAAATACTGCACTCAAGTACACGAATGAAGGAAGCAGTACCTGAACTGCCAGTGGTtggagaaagaaacgccaaaagCCTCAAACATATGATTATGCCTACTGTCCTTCCCCCAGCCCTCACCGTAGACTCTGACTCAGGTGTTGCAAAATGTGGTAAAACATGCATCATATGCAAAGAACACTTGACAGAAACCAAGACCTTCACCAGTGCCAGTACAAGAGAACACTTTGAGGTCAGACACCGCATGTCTTGCACATCGTCCAACATTATCTACACGCTGTACTGCAATAAGTGTGACCATGCACAGTATATCGGGGAGACAAAAAACAGTCTCAAAACCCGCTTCTACTTGCATAGGTCACACATCCCAAAACATGTTG TGCAAACCGGAAATCTAGCAAAAGGAAAGCCCAGCAATCAAAGCAGCCTTTACAGTGCTAATGAAGGACACTCGCGGTTGGCAGTGGATGGGAACAGGAATCAAAGCTACTACGATCTATCCTGTACCCACACTCTGCCAGATCCAAGGCCCCACTGGTGGCAGGTGGACCTGGAGCAGGCCGTCACCGTGACTGCTGTGGTTCTATACAACAGAGGAGACTGCTGTG GTGATCGCCTAAAAGACTTTGCTGTAGAAGTGGGGGTTCCAGACCAGGATGGACAGGTTGAGTACCGGAATTGTTCCTTTCACAGCGGCCCAGCTAACAGCATTGTCAACACCACCTGTTGGACTTCCCTGTGTGGGCGTTACGTTCGCGTCATCAAACAAGACGATGACGCTGAGGCTCTGACGCTGTGTGAAGTGGAAGTGTTCGGAAGTG AAACGTCGTGCACAACTGGTACAGCCGACGGAACCTCAACCTTGACAGACCAAAGGGTAACCATGACAACCAATGGCCAAACAGCAACATCACCACCAACGATGTCCTCTGACAACCCTTCCCCTGCGACAACACAAGAGGCGACGTATCCCACCACTGACGACTTCGCAACTCCGTCAGAATCCATCCTTTCAACTCAGAAACGAGAAACGTTGACACCACAAAAAGAAACAACCCCCTTCCCAACGGAAGTGTCATCAACACCTGATACGCTAGACGGACCAACAACTTTGCCAACCCAACCTGTAGCCAGCTCCACTGTGGGACAGTCATCAACATGGGCTTCAGCGTCCTCATCCGTCCAGTCATCGACTGTACCGACACAAGAAACAAGCCCTTCCATGACTAATGTGTCAGCTGAGTCAGCCTCAGcaacatcaacacatgaactgACAACTCTGACTCCACACAACCCTGGCAGTTCAACAGCTGACGTAATAACACCAGGTTCAATGACGTCACAAGAGACGTCAACACCTCAAGAGACCGGCAGTTCAGCGGCTGACGTTGTAACACCGAGTTCAATGACGTCACAAGAGACATCACCAGAACAACAAACCGGCAGTTCAACAGCTGACGTAACAACACCATATTCAATGACGTCACAAGAGACATCAACACAACAAGAAACCGGCAGTTCAACAGCTGACGTAACAACACCGGATTTAATGACGTCACAAGAGACATCAACACAACAAGAAACCGGCAGTTCAACAGCTGACGTAGTAACATCAGGTTTAGATATTTCACGAGAGACATCAACACCACAAGAAACCGCCAATTCAAAGTCTGACGTAGTAACACCCGGGTCAACGACGTCACAAGAGACATTGACACAACAAGAAACCGACAGTTCAACAGCTGACTTAACAACATCAGGTTCAATGACGTCACAAAAGACCGGCGGTCCAACGACTGACGTAACAACAACAGGTTCAATGACTTCACAAGATACTTCAACATCGCGAGAGTCAGCCACCGCTACTCACGTCAACTCAACACAAACCAGGAACCCTTACGCCCCTGGTAATGTTCGTGAAACTCTTCCAACAAAGCACGCTAAGTGCTGTCGATGTGTATTTTTGGTCTCATCTAACGTTACAGAACAGACAATAACAGCAGTTGAAAAGACCATGAAAGAGGTGAGGATGTCTCTGTTGGTCAACAGAACACAAGTCGGCAAATCCATTCGCAAGAAAACGTCTGCTGGTGACGAAAGAACGTCGTCCAAGACTGGTGGCTTTGCTGCTGTAGTCATTCTGACAAGTGTGTTTGCTTTCTTTCTCGTTCTTGATTGTCTCGGCTGTATTCGGGGTTGTGCAAGCAACATAAAGCGCAGTAATGCCACGTCGCCATCTTCCCGAGAGCCATAG